A genome region from Hydrogenoanaerobacterium saccharovorans includes the following:
- a CDS encoding ROK family protein produces MNNKFWICMDVGGTQIKAGVLTQSGKILGELRTFSSNAKHSKTEICNHFVHIIRELYNQIKQMFPQEQWEICGVGMAFPGPFDYDAGICLMQNLDKYDALYGISLREEIAAILKKDPVLQHLRDIPFIFCNDVEAFALGEHALNPGFTRGLYVCIGTGCGSSFLVDGKLADNSIPGVPPNGWIYGLPFKDATIDDYLSKRGICKLALQEFGKPLEGKELAELAQEQDEKALHCFDRFGNYLNEALSPILNAFKPNALVLGGQLMKSFSLFGEPLQQFCNKNRIALRISPESSQSALIGLFHLFCPNIVLKQ; encoded by the coding sequence ATGAATAACAAATTTTGGATTTGCATGGATGTAGGCGGAACCCAAATTAAGGCGGGTGTGTTAACACAAAGCGGTAAAATATTGGGGGAACTACGTACGTTTTCATCCAATGCCAAACATTCTAAAACCGAAATATGCAATCATTTTGTACACATCATACGAGAACTATACAATCAAATTAAGCAGATGTTCCCACAAGAGCAGTGGGAAATATGCGGCGTGGGTATGGCTTTTCCGGGCCCGTTTGATTATGATGCCGGCATTTGCCTTATGCAAAATTTGGACAAATACGATGCTTTATATGGAATTAGCCTAAGAGAAGAAATTGCAGCTATTTTAAAAAAAGACCCTGTGTTGCAGCATTTAAGGGATATTCCTTTTATATTTTGCAACGATGTTGAAGCTTTTGCGTTGGGAGAACACGCATTAAACCCCGGTTTTACACGTGGTTTGTACGTCTGCATTGGAACGGGCTGTGGTTCGTCTTTTTTAGTGGATGGAAAGCTGGCTGACAACAGCATACCCGGAGTCCCCCCCAATGGGTGGATTTATGGTTTGCCTTTTAAAGATGCAACGATTGATGATTATCTTTCTAAACGTGGTATTTGTAAATTAGCATTACAGGAGTTTGGGAAGCCTTTGGAAGGCAAAGAACTTGCAGAGCTTGCGCAAGAGCAAGATGAAAAAGCACTGCATTGTTTTGACCGTTTCGGGAATTATCTTAACGAAGCTCTCTCCCCCATTTTAAATGCATTTAAGCCGAATGCGCTGGTACTTGGAGGGCAATTGATGAAGAGCTTTTCGCTTTTTGGCGAGCCTCTGCAACAGTTTTGCAACAAAAATAGAATTGCCCTGCGCATCAGCCCTGAATCTTCACAAAGCGCCTTAATTGGTTTGTTCCATCTATTTTGCCCTAACATAGTATTGAAACAGTAA
- a CDS encoding ABC transporter permease, with translation MAHKIEQAAIKRKKRWTRDDTELSILALPTTIWYFLFSFLPMFGIIIAFKDYKIKGNFIDSILQSDWCGFKNFEFLFSSGDIWMILRNTLLYNIVFIVLSIVLPVTAALLIGQLHSKRLAKFYQTAMFLPYFLSWVVVTALLWAFLSYDRGLVNSLLVQFGMDPHQWYMEKNMWPWLIVFMNVWKSLGYNMVVYLATITGIDRTYYEAAIIDGASIWQQIKYITLPLMKTVIIMMFILAVGRIFYSDFGLFYQVPRDSNSLYSVTQTIDVFVFKQLKTSTTGMASAAAFLQSVAGCITILIANGIVRKVDPDSAMI, from the coding sequence ATGGCTCATAAAATTGAACAGGCTGCCATAAAACGTAAAAAACGTTGGACGCGTGATGACACAGAGCTGAGCATTTTAGCATTACCCACTACAATTTGGTATTTCTTATTCAGCTTTTTACCGATGTTTGGTATTATTATCGCATTTAAGGATTACAAAATTAAAGGGAATTTCATCGACAGCATATTACAAAGTGATTGGTGTGGTTTTAAAAACTTTGAATTTTTATTTTCTTCCGGAGACATCTGGATGATATTGCGCAATACACTGCTGTATAACATTGTGTTTATTGTATTAAGTATCGTCCTACCGGTTACTGCAGCACTGTTGATTGGCCAGCTGCATAGCAAACGCTTGGCAAAATTTTACCAGACGGCAATGTTTTTACCGTACTTTCTTTCTTGGGTAGTTGTAACTGCTTTGTTGTGGGCATTTTTAAGCTATGACAGAGGTCTTGTAAACAGCTTACTGGTTCAGTTTGGAATGGACCCCCACCAATGGTATATGGAGAAGAACATGTGGCCGTGGCTCATAGTATTTATGAACGTGTGGAAAAGCCTTGGCTACAATATGGTTGTTTACCTGGCTACTATAACAGGTATCGACCGCACTTATTACGAAGCTGCAATTATAGATGGAGCATCGATTTGGCAGCAAATAAAATATATTACATTGCCTCTGATGAAAACCGTTATTATAATGATGTTTATTTTGGCTGTAGGCCGCATCTTTTATTCCGACTTTGGACTGTTCTATCAGGTGCCGAGAGATTCGAACTCCTTGTACTCAGTAACACAAACGATAGATGTGTTTGTATTTAAACAATTGAAAACTTCGACAACCGGTATGGCATCCGCCGCGGCATTTTTACAATCGGTAGCCGGATGCATTACTATTTTAATTGCAAACGGCATTGTGCGTAAAGTAGACCCCGACAGTGCAATGATATAA
- a CDS encoding beta-N-acetylhexosaminidase codes for MLSINICGGIPPELQGGTREIAALLGLDFSEKGLKTQLQKGDKLAVCVQENECTIIYRNKVEFFRALALLVRYEGKPVAIEEISCFKRCGVMLDCSRNAVLTVDAIKNILCRMALMGLDLAMMYTEDTYTLPQQPYFGYLRGRYTPEELCELDDYADMFGIEMIPCIQTLAHLERALQWPCMKKYCDTEDILMVGAEETYHFIREMLQAASAPYRSNRIHIGMDEAYSVGRGRYLNKNGYTPVDDLMKQHLARVHSIIDELGLKAMMWSDMHFTAASPTGGVYPPDANLTPEIIASAPNDIDLVYWDYYHETETAYENILKKHTQFGAQTVFAGGIWTWLGPAADYRKTIAATWPALEQCRKNGVQEVFATTWLDDGAETNLQTILYGLQLFAEYRYTQNWDKNELAARFRTTCGADANAFLAISKFNQLPGMAILPEGTANPCRILLYEDPLMPMFEADLIDLADPVYYEQLTSEFETYRDQNPNYAVLMNSYACLARFLYLKCLWRADAATAVRTKNLALANALCSLADECKHALQTLRSAWLALWMSTNKPFGFEVLDIRLGGAIARFETAKVRMNEFATGAIKDIPELSCEKLPILRDSKGRINCNNLWASYVSAGLVGRQHY; via the coding sequence TTGTTATCAATCAATATTTGTGGCGGAATTCCCCCTGAACTTCAAGGCGGTACGAGGGAGATAGCAGCACTGCTGGGCTTGGATTTTTCAGAAAAAGGGCTTAAAACGCAATTACAAAAAGGGGACAAACTTGCTGTTTGCGTACAGGAAAACGAATGTACCATTATATATCGCAACAAAGTTGAATTTTTTCGTGCGTTGGCTCTTTTAGTAAGATACGAGGGAAAGCCCGTTGCAATTGAAGAAATATCTTGTTTTAAACGTTGTGGTGTTATGCTCGATTGTTCGCGTAATGCAGTTCTTACGGTAGATGCGATTAAAAATATTTTGTGCCGCATGGCATTGATGGGGCTAGACCTTGCAATGATGTATACCGAAGATACTTACACTTTGCCCCAGCAACCTTATTTTGGTTATTTGCGCGGTCGATATACGCCCGAAGAATTATGTGAGTTAGATGATTATGCTGATATGTTTGGCATTGAAATGATACCTTGTATACAAACGCTTGCACATTTGGAGCGTGCGCTGCAATGGCCTTGCATGAAAAAGTACTGCGATACCGAAGATATTCTTATGGTAGGTGCTGAAGAAACCTATCATTTTATACGCGAAATGCTGCAAGCGGCGAGTGCACCGTACCGTTCTAATCGCATTCATATTGGTATGGATGAAGCATATAGTGTGGGTCGCGGTAGGTATCTAAACAAAAATGGGTACACTCCCGTTGATGATTTAATGAAACAGCACCTTGCGCGTGTGCACAGTATTATAGATGAACTGGGTCTTAAAGCAATGATGTGGAGTGACATGCACTTCACTGCCGCGTCCCCAACCGGCGGGGTATATCCTCCTGATGCAAACCTTACTCCCGAAATTATTGCATCCGCACCAAACGATATCGACCTTGTTTATTGGGATTATTACCACGAAACTGAAACAGCATACGAGAATATTTTGAAAAAGCACACACAATTTGGTGCGCAAACTGTTTTTGCAGGTGGTATATGGACTTGGCTTGGCCCTGCAGCCGATTACCGTAAAACAATAGCTGCCACCTGGCCTGCTTTAGAGCAATGCAGAAAAAACGGTGTTCAAGAAGTGTTTGCAACTACTTGGTTGGATGATGGTGCAGAAACAAATTTGCAGACAATTTTATATGGACTGCAGCTTTTTGCAGAATACCGTTATACCCAAAATTGGGACAAGAATGAACTTGCCGCACGTTTTCGCACTACATGCGGCGCAGATGCAAACGCCTTTCTTGCGATTTCAAAGTTCAACCAACTGCCAGGAATGGCTATTTTACCCGAAGGTACAGCAAACCCTTGCCGAATACTGTTGTATGAAGACCCGCTTATGCCTATGTTTGAAGCTGACTTGATTGATTTGGCAGACCCTGTTTATTACGAACAACTTACTTCTGAGTTTGAAACCTACCGTGACCAAAACCCCAATTACGCAGTGCTTATGAACTCGTACGCATGTTTGGCGCGTTTTCTTTACTTAAAATGCCTTTGGCGTGCAGATGCAGCAACCGCTGTGCGTACCAAAAACTTAGCACTTGCCAATGCATTGTGCTCTTTGGCAGATGAATGTAAACATGCATTACAAACCCTGCGCAGCGCATGGCTTGCTTTGTGGATGTCGACCAACAAACCTTTCGGATTTGAAGTGCTTGATATTCGTTTGGGCGGGGCGATTGCGCGTTTTGAAACAGCAAAGGTAAGAATGAACGAGTTTGCAACAGGTGCAATAAAAGATATCCCCGAACTGTCGTGCGAAAAATTACCGATTTTGCGCGATAGCAAAGGACGAATAAATTGCAATAATTTATGGGCATCCTATGTGTCTGCCGGTTTAGTGGGCAGGCAACATTATTAA
- a CDS encoding GntR family transcriptional regulator, translated as MKALHLQAEDFLMERIHSGQWPPGTQIPPETELAAELGVSRPTIRQAMARLVSNGYLVRIKGRGSFVKQSKLLHRSTSMLSSYRMESERQGLRISTQVLCLKTEYAKEDAMRNLNLTGKAKVSVLTRLRRINGYNGDRPVVLTTVHVPFNRFPELQDMDFTQISLYEALEQKGLYVKHASRELEAIMPQPEIAELLQISQFEPVLLIRSIGKLSNGTPIEYSESYYPAGCSKFQIETDR; from the coding sequence ATGAAAGCATTGCATCTGCAAGCGGAAGATTTTTTAATGGAACGCATTCACAGCGGGCAGTGGCCCCCGGGAACACAAATTCCGCCTGAAACAGAGCTTGCTGCCGAACTGGGAGTAAGCCGACCTACTATACGGCAAGCAATGGCGCGCCTTGTTTCAAACGGTTACCTTGTACGTATAAAAGGCAGAGGCTCGTTTGTTAAACAGAGCAAGCTGCTCCACCGTTCTACATCTATGCTTTCCAGCTATCGTATGGAAAGCGAGCGGCAGGGGCTTCGTATTTCTACACAGGTACTGTGCCTGAAAACCGAATACGCAAAAGAGGATGCTATGCGCAACCTAAATTTAACCGGTAAGGCAAAGGTATCGGTTTTAACACGTTTACGCAGAATAAATGGATATAACGGAGACCGCCCTGTTGTGCTGACTACAGTGCATGTTCCATTCAACCGTTTTCCTGAACTGCAGGATATGGATTTTACACAAATATCGTTATACGAGGCACTGGAACAAAAAGGGCTGTATGTAAAACATGCCTCACGCGAGCTTGAAGCGATAATGCCACAGCCGGAGATTGCCGAACTGCTGCAAATAAGCCAATTTGAACCTGTATTGCTCATACGTTCAATCGGTAAATTAAGCAATGGCACGCCTATTGAGTATTCTGAAAGCTATTACCCCGCCGGTTGCAGCAAATTTCAAATTGAAACCGATCGGTAA
- a CDS encoding class I mannose-6-phosphate isomerase has product MNHATKLSNYNRYPVIQVQGGNHLALSGWNKIAQELKACTQHNKKSVIVIDCYPGVRYDELLNGLSTVQFENTICSDDCAVSEQELDALLEDTLTDDRVFGVMTTKFLNDYFINEKLEAARKKIDAVKKGVVLVYGVGATLITEGDILIYADLSRWEIQLRYRAGMSNWHTHNEKAEILSKYKRGFFAEWRWADKHKKTLFDRIDYFLDTNKAEKPVLVSGEGVRQALRQAAKQPFRTVPYFDPGVWGGQWMKRVCGLDQDAPNFAWSFDGVPEENSLLLQFGETILELPAMDLVLYCPRHLLGDRVHARFGTEFPIRFDLLDTMGGQNLSLQVHPLTEYIQEQFNMRYTQDESYYILDAEDDACVYLGVKTNVDKDAMLSDLERAQHGECDFPAEKYVNSFPIKKHDHVLIPAGTVHCSGTGTMVLEVSATPYIFTFKLWDWSRLGLDGKPRPVHLKHGAANIQWERDTEWVQKHLLHQEVVLDEKEGIKTEYTGLHEREFLETHRFTFDRPIQVPDNGSVRMLNLVEGEQVVITSLDNAFAPFQVHYAETFILPEAAKRCIITPDGPSQGKSVKVLMAYVRG; this is encoded by the coding sequence ATGAATCATGCCACAAAGTTGTCCAATTACAACCGTTATCCTGTTATTCAGGTGCAAGGCGGCAATCACCTTGCTTTGTCGGGGTGGAATAAGATAGCGCAAGAATTAAAAGCTTGTACTCAACACAATAAAAAATCTGTTATTGTAATAGATTGCTATCCGGGTGTACGGTACGATGAATTGTTAAACGGGTTAAGCACCGTTCAGTTTGAAAATACAATATGCAGCGATGACTGCGCGGTTTCTGAGCAAGAATTGGATGCTCTTTTGGAAGATACCCTTACGGACGACCGTGTTTTCGGTGTTATGACCACAAAATTTTTAAACGATTACTTTATAAATGAGAAGCTGGAGGCAGCCAGGAAAAAAATAGATGCTGTAAAAAAGGGCGTTGTGCTTGTTTATGGTGTGGGTGCAACATTAATTACCGAGGGCGATATCTTAATTTATGCCGACCTATCACGCTGGGAGATACAGCTTCGCTATCGTGCCGGGATGAGCAACTGGCACACCCATAACGAAAAAGCAGAAATTTTATCAAAATACAAACGTGGCTTTTTTGCTGAATGGCGATGGGCAGATAAACATAAAAAAACACTGTTTGACCGTATCGATTATTTTTTGGATACCAACAAAGCCGAAAAACCTGTACTGGTAAGCGGCGAGGGGGTACGTCAAGCGCTGCGCCAAGCTGCCAAACAACCGTTTCGCACCGTACCTTATTTCGACCCGGGTGTATGGGGCGGTCAATGGATGAAACGTGTTTGCGGACTGGACCAAGATGCGCCTAACTTTGCGTGGAGCTTTGATGGTGTCCCTGAAGAAAACAGCCTCTTGTTGCAATTTGGAGAAACTATTTTAGAACTGCCTGCAATGGATTTAGTACTATATTGCCCTCGTCATTTATTGGGCGATCGTGTACATGCCCGTTTTGGCACAGAATTCCCAATCCGTTTTGATTTGCTGGATACTATGGGCGGTCAAAACCTATCTTTACAGGTTCACCCTTTAACAGAGTATATACAAGAACAATTTAACATGCGTTACACGCAAGATGAAAGTTATTATATTTTAGATGCCGAGGATGATGCATGTGTTTATTTAGGTGTAAAAACAAATGTAGATAAAGATGCAATGCTTTCCGATTTAGAACGTGCTCAGCATGGAGAATGCGATTTCCCGGCAGAGAAATATGTAAACAGCTTTCCGATAAAAAAGCATGACCATGTTCTTATTCCCGCAGGTACGGTACATTGTTCGGGCACAGGCACAATGGTATTAGAAGTAAGTGCAACCCCTTACATCTTTACTTTTAAGCTATGGGATTGGAGCAGACTGGGGTTGGATGGAAAACCTCGCCCGGTACATCTGAAGCATGGTGCGGCGAATATTCAATGGGAGCGGGATACCGAATGGGTACAAAAACATCTTCTTCATCAAGAAGTTGTATTAGATGAAAAAGAGGGAATAAAAACAGAGTACACCGGTTTGCACGAAAGAGAGTTTTTAGAGACACATCGGTTTACATTTGACAGACCTATACAGGTGCCCGATAACGGAAGTGTTCGCATGCTTAACTTGGTAGAAGGTGAACAGGTTGTCATTACAAGTTTAGATAATGCATTTGCTCCGTTTCAGGTGCATTATGCTGAAACATTTATTTTGCCTGAGGCTGCCAAAAGGTGTATTATAACTCCCGATGGACCGTCGCAGGGCAAATCGGTTAAAGTATTAATGGCGTATGTGCGCGGATAG
- a CDS encoding carbohydrate ABC transporter permease: MAKKHKQALDGLEKFNRVSTGSNIIINIIFIALALICIIPVLFVISISLSPEQSIIEHGYRILPKVISFDGYKFLLDESTIIFRALGVSLFVTIIGTALGVLLTTLMGYVLSRPGYKLRGFLTMVVFIPMVFNGGLVSTYFITSSFLGLKNTVWALILPLAVSSFNVIICKTFFKSTIPESLIESAKLDGARQFTIFFRIVLPISLPVLATIGLFLCFSYWNDWYQSMLYIDDQKLLSLQALLNTILTNINMLAQNAASLGVTQAELLANMPKEAARMAIVVIIVFPIACAYPFFQKYFISGLTVGAVKG, from the coding sequence TTGGCTAAAAAGCATAAACAAGCTTTGGACGGTTTGGAAAAATTCAACCGAGTATCCACGGGCAGCAACATTATAATTAATATTATTTTTATTGCGCTTGCACTCATTTGTATTATCCCGGTGCTGTTCGTTATATCCATCTCGCTTTCACCCGAGCAATCGATTATTGAACATGGTTACCGCATTTTACCAAAAGTAATTTCTTTTGATGGTTATAAGTTCTTATTGGATGAGAGCACGATTATTTTCAGAGCACTGGGTGTATCACTGTTTGTTACCATTATAGGAACCGCACTGGGTGTACTGTTAACCACACTTATGGGTTACGTATTATCTCGCCCGGGATACAAACTAAGAGGTTTTCTTACCATGGTGGTTTTTATACCTATGGTGTTCAACGGCGGTCTTGTATCCACTTACTTTATTACGTCATCTTTTTTAGGGCTTAAAAATACCGTTTGGGCGCTTATTTTACCGCTTGCGGTATCGTCTTTTAATGTAATTATTTGTAAAACATTTTTCAAGTCAACCATTCCCGAATCATTGATAGAATCGGCTAAATTGGACGGAGCTAGGCAGTTCACCATATTTTTCCGTATCGTGCTGCCAATTTCGCTGCCTGTACTGGCAACAATCGGTTTGTTTTTATGTTTTTCTTACTGGAACGACTGGTACCAATCGATGCTGTATATCGACGACCAAAAGTTGCTTTCATTGCAGGCTCTTCTAAACACTATCCTAACAAACATCAACATGCTGGCTCAAAACGCGGCATCGCTTGGTGTTACCCAAGCAGAGCTTTTGGCAAATATGCCTAAAGAGGCTGCACGTATGGCCATTGTCGTTATTATCGTGTTTCCCATCGCTTGTGCTTATCCGTTCTTTCAAAAATACTTTATCTCTGGTCTTACTGTCGGTGCTGTTAAAGGCTGA
- a CDS encoding ABC transporter substrate-binding protein, translating to MKKNLKKIVSLVLALVMSAGMLAGCNKSPAGKPNDGTSGSEATGEIPTLVWWSIGGTVPADLSESLDTINKYLVEKIGAKVEIKISSWGDWEKKMNTIVNSGEYFDLMFTNTNNYNRFVSMGAFADITDMVESNTPDLYKTIPEELWKGTQVGGRIYAVPTYKDSSIAQFWCFDNKYVQKYNIDVPSIKTMKDLDAPFRAMKKGEGKGFYPLQLSQGSQFSGFFNEYDGLTAGLYPIGVKIDDKNRKVVSVLEQPEIMENLKLLNQWYKDGIINPDANVLLEAPVGLPYLSAQGWPQAVSTWQKLHGVEKYDTVKVFGPVYNTDSIQGSLNAISANSKYKEKALELLQLANTDHKFRDMLAYGVEGKHFEYVSENVVKVLTDAWFQGLPKYTQATFFNMSTEDGSDPNQWNDVKKQNEDATTSVCMGFALDISNIQNEIANCKVVWDKYRYDMMAGASDPETAVPACLKELKAAGFDTIMIEAQKQIDEFFK from the coding sequence ATGAAAAAGAATCTCAAGAAAATCGTTTCTCTTGTTCTTGCATTGGTAATGTCTGCCGGTATGCTTGCAGGATGTAACAAATCACCTGCAGGTAAACCGAATGACGGCACATCGGGTTCTGAAGCTACGGGCGAAATTCCTACACTTGTGTGGTGGAGCATCGGCGGTACAGTTCCTGCAGACTTAAGCGAAAGTTTAGATACGATTAACAAGTACCTAGTTGAAAAAATTGGTGCCAAAGTAGAAATCAAAATTTCATCTTGGGGCGATTGGGAAAAGAAAATGAATACCATCGTCAACTCCGGCGAGTATTTTGACTTGATGTTTACCAATACCAACAACTACAACCGTTTTGTAAGCATGGGCGCATTTGCAGATATTACCGATATGGTAGAATCGAACACACCCGATCTTTACAAAACCATCCCAGAAGAATTGTGGAAAGGTACGCAAGTTGGCGGCAGAATTTATGCAGTGCCTACTTACAAAGATTCATCCATTGCTCAATTCTGGTGTTTTGATAACAAATATGTTCAAAAATACAACATCGATGTACCATCGATTAAAACTATGAAAGACCTTGATGCTCCGTTTAGAGCTATGAAAAAAGGCGAAGGCAAAGGGTTCTACCCCTTACAGCTTTCACAAGGCAGCCAATTTAGCGGCTTCTTTAACGAATACGATGGTTTAACTGCCGGTCTTTACCCAATAGGAGTAAAAATTGACGACAAAAACCGTAAAGTAGTAAGCGTTTTAGAGCAGCCAGAAATTATGGAAAACCTCAAGCTGCTGAACCAGTGGTACAAAGACGGCATTATCAACCCAGATGCTAACGTTCTTCTTGAGGCTCCCGTAGGTCTGCCATACCTCTCTGCACAGGGCTGGCCACAGGCAGTATCTACATGGCAAAAGCTGCACGGTGTTGAAAAATATGACACTGTTAAAGTATTTGGCCCCGTGTATAATACCGATTCCATTCAGGGCTCTTTAAACGCAATCTCTGCAAACTCTAAATACAAAGAGAAAGCACTCGAGCTTTTGCAACTTGCTAACACCGACCATAAATTCCGTGATATGCTGGCTTATGGTGTAGAAGGTAAACACTTTGAATATGTAAGCGAAAACGTTGTAAAGGTACTCACCGATGCTTGGTTCCAAGGTCTGCCCAAATATACACAAGCAACATTCTTTAATATGTCTACTGAAGATGGCAGTGACCCCAACCAGTGGAATGATGTTAAAAAACAAAACGAAGATGCAACTACCTCTGTTTGCATGGGCTTTGCACTAGATATTTCAAATATCCAAAACGAGATTGCAAACTGCAAAGTGGTTTGGGATAAGTACCGCTACGATATGATGGCAGGTGCTTCTGACCCTGAAACAGCAGTACCGGCTTGTTTGAAAGAATTAAAAGCCGCAGGTTTTGATACTATTATGATCGAGGCTCAAAAACAAATAGACGAATTTTTTAAATAG
- a CDS encoding sensor histidine kinase, producing MQSTLFRFKIYRTKLITIIVVVMAVSIFLFGGMSLFFINAWINTQRKVAEDAFAGIEARVHNAVEQTNEFMVRIYSSTPLMQDAAVLFHAKSEKEYTLARAENSRTSRAQIGYFPSHLISLINSSSSPITSAILVSDSGSKGVQINKVSGEIELWFSNNSNGEEQAYYGDALLVSYQVHNLNNLAKKLGEIQFLVSGDSMYRTPRPDAGVCAVFTNGNMSGATDKSKKSILRLWQAQGLPQTQGSFKDGPFNRVFYTTFSSGLYNFKYVALTDTATLLQQNGTTLLLLLAAFTVLDFAVIAWVLYGLRDDAKFLGYILDTIAAVEKGDFKSAESLKSTNTLRHDEYGIIATALQNMVKVLDEYIRIEYQLKIKQQETAMRALQHQINPHFLYNTLEAIRSRALVEHDTTTADAIALLGGLFREVVRGGDIITLQEEFELLKMYLDIMELRYAGNVSYQIELEPEMYSMKTVKFWLQPLAENYFRHGFDPTSEYNLLIATGYAEEDGWRIELIDNGSGIEQDKLDEINRNLQSSTESKDSSIGLRNVYIRLKHFYGEGFSLKIRNNPESGACVSIHIPKKEDA from the coding sequence ATGCAAAGCACGTTGTTTCGTTTTAAAATCTATCGCACGAAGTTAATTACCATTATAGTAGTGGTAATGGCAGTTAGTATTTTTTTGTTTGGCGGTATGAGCTTATTTTTTATTAACGCATGGATTAACACACAGCGTAAAGTGGCAGAAGATGCTTTTGCGGGAATAGAAGCCCGAGTACACAACGCAGTAGAGCAAACGAACGAGTTTATGGTGCGTATTTATTCCAGTACGCCGCTAATGCAAGATGCTGCTGTACTATTTCATGCAAAATCCGAAAAGGAATATACCCTTGCACGTGCAGAAAACAGCCGAACCAGTCGTGCACAAATCGGCTATTTTCCATCGCATCTTATCAGTCTCATCAACAGCTCGTCAAGTCCTATAACCAGTGCAATACTGGTTTCGGATAGTGGCAGCAAGGGTGTGCAAATTAACAAAGTTTCTGGCGAGATTGAGCTTTGGTTTTCTAATAATTCAAATGGCGAAGAACAAGCATATTATGGTGATGCCCTGCTGGTAAGCTATCAGGTTCATAATTTAAATAATTTAGCTAAAAAACTGGGGGAAATCCAATTTCTTGTTTCCGGCGACAGCATGTACCGTACCCCCCGCCCAGATGCGGGGGTGTGTGCCGTTTTTACAAATGGTAACATGTCCGGGGCTACGGACAAAAGCAAAAAAAGCATACTGCGTTTATGGCAGGCGCAAGGTTTGCCTCAAACACAAGGCTCTTTTAAGGATGGACCGTTTAACCGAGTTTTTTATACTACTTTTTCTTCAGGCTTATACAATTTTAAATATGTTGCCTTAACTGATACCGCCACATTGCTGCAACAAAACGGTACAACATTATTGCTGTTACTGGCAGCATTTACTGTACTTGATTTTGCTGTAATAGCGTGGGTGCTATATGGTTTAAGAGATGATGCAAAGTTTTTAGGCTATATACTTGATACAATTGCAGCAGTAGAAAAAGGCGATTTTAAATCTGCAGAATCTCTAAAAAGCACCAATACATTAAGACATGATGAATACGGTATTATCGCTACTGCACTGCAAAATATGGTTAAGGTATTGGACGAATACATCCGTATAGAATATCAGTTAAAAATCAAACAGCAAGAAACTGCAATGCGTGCCTTACAGCACCAAATAAATCCACATTTTTTGTACAATACACTCGAGGCTATCCGTTCACGTGCACTTGTAGAGCACGACACAACCACAGCAGATGCCATCGCCCTATTGGGCGGGTTATTTCGTGAAGTGGTACGCGGCGGTGATATAATTACTTTACAGGAAGAATTTGAATTGCTGAAAATGTATTTGGATATTATGGAGCTGCGTTACGCCGGCAATGTATCGTATCAGATTGAATTGGAACCTGAAATGTATAGCATGAAAACGGTTAAATTTTGGCTTCAGCCACTTGCCGAAAACTATTTTCGGCATGGGTTTGACCCAACAAGCGAATACAACCTGTTAATTGCTACCGGATATGCTGAGGAGGACGGCTGGCGAATTGAATTGATTGATAACGGCAGTGGTATTGAACAAGATAAACTGGACGAAATAAACCGCAATTTGCAATCAAGTACCGAAAGTAAAGATTCGAGTATTGGCTTACGTAATGTTTATATTCGACTAAAGCATTTTTATGGCGAGGGCTTTTCTTTGAAAATACGTAACAACCCTGAGAGCGGCGCCTGTGTATCAATCCACATACCCAAAAAGGAGGATGCATAA